DNA from Verrucomicrobiia bacterium:
CCGATCACCCCCAGCCGGCAAGTCTGGTGACAGGCCTGCCTAAGAATCAGGGGGTGGTGGGGATGCAGAGGACGTTGCGCCGAAGCAGCCCCACAAGCAGCCGGCACACGACGAGGTCATTTTCCGGGTGATGGTCAATGATGGCCCGCACGGTGCCATGCAAACGCACCAGCCCCACAATGAACATCTCGGGCGGACTTAACTTGGCCAAAGCCCCACGGGGAAGGTTGCCCACCGAGAGTTTGGTTTCCGGCGGAGGCAGGGAGGCCAGCAACCCTTCGATGGCCTCACTTTCGGCCTCCGCTTCCGCCAGCATGGTCTGCAAGGACTGACCTTCCAGGCTCGGTTCAATGGGGTGGGGCTCGCCGGGCTGCCAGACGTAATCCCCTTGCTTCCAGCGGAAAAGGCGATAGAGGGCGCGCTTGGCACTCGGGGCGGGACTGGAGGCGATGAAGGCATCGGCGATCTGACCTTGATTGATTTGCACGGCCCCGATGTCCCCCTCAATCATGAGGCTCAGCACACCGCTTTGCCCGGAGGCGCAGAAGTAGCGCAGCAGCTCCCCGAGCGAGTGTTCCTGCAGGGTGCCCGCTTCGGGCAGCTCGTAGAGCGGTTTTTTCAAGGCCGATGTATCGCGCCGGGCGGGCGGCGGGGGAGCGGTCACCGGCGGGGGCGCAGGGGCCTTGGGGACGGGACGCGCGGCGGGCGAAGGTGCCGTGGGAGCCATTATTTTCTCGCCCTTGGCGGCGGCGCGGGCGCGGGCGGCCTTGGCTACGGGGCTGTACTTGATGACTTTGACCACCATGAAGCGGGTTTTGCCGATGCGCACGGCATCGCCTTCTTTGAGCGGGGCTTCGGCGCACTTCTTGCGGTTGACAAAGACTCCGTCTGGGGCGCCCAGGTCTTTGAGGGAAATTTGGTCTTTGACGGCTTTAAGGATGGCCACCGGCTTGCCTGGCCCCTCATTGAAACACAATTCCTCACCGCCGGCGGAGCTGATGATGAACTCGCCGTCTTCCGGCAGCAGATACTCCTGCCCTTTGGCCTTGCCCGTCAGGACATGAATTGCCAGTGCCATGCTGGTGCAAGTATGGCCTGACCGGGAGCG
Protein-coding regions in this window:
- a CDS encoding DUF4388 domain-containing protein, giving the protein MALAIHVLTGKAKGQEYLLPEDGEFIISSAGGEELCFNEGPGKPVAILKAVKDQISLKDLGAPDGVFVNRKKCAEAPLKEGDAVRIGKTRFMVVKVIKYSPVAKAARARAAAKGEKIMAPTAPSPAARPVPKAPAPPPVTAPPPPARRDTSALKKPLYELPEAGTLQEHSLGELLRYFCASGQSGVLSLMIEGDIGAVQINQGQIADAFIASSPAPSAKRALYRLFRWKQGDYVWQPGEPHPIEPSLEGQSLQTMLAEAEAESEAIEGLLASLPPPETKLSVGNLPRGALAKLSPPEMFIVGLVRLHGTVRAIIDHHPENDLVVCRLLVGLLRRNVLCIPTTP